The genomic region TCAGTAACCCCCATCACTAAAACCAGCAGCTTTCACTCCCAaatccaggggctggagcaagTGTCCACCTTCCCAGTAACCCAAGGGCATCACTCAAGTCCTCACCATTCCAGCAGAAAGTGGAATGTTTAAAGACAGGGAGCTGTGCACtaaacacaaacagaaaatcaACTCCAAAGCAGGCTGGGACAATCTAGGCCAGAGCCAGGttttgcagagagagagagacacacacacacacacatcagtGACACAGCCCCAATGGCCAGACTGCAGCATGGCTTGTTTTTTTAGGAGATTCCTGCTGTGAGAGGCACCAGCAAGGAGTCAGAACAGGGAgctgaggcagccacagctcatTTCTGCTTTCCATGTAGATCAAGTTATCCTTCACAGCCACCCCACCACAGCAGGCAGCACTCGATACCCAGCCTGTGCCGAACACCACCAAGAGCAAACTCCACCCAGTTATTTACTTAAGCAGAGGCACCGTTCAtcctgcaaggagcaggaggCTTTGCCAGCCTGGGTCAGCAGCAATGTCCTCACAGAGGAAACTCACCTTGAGGGAATCCACCAGGTCATCGACGAGGAAGAGGCGCCGCAGCTCACGGACAGTGCCGTTGACATGGCCCAGCACAACGTTGCTGTACTTCTGGATGAGCTCCTCTGACACGGCCACATCCGAGTCCAGGTAagccctgcaggacacagccaggaaaCCTCAGTGTCAAAGTGCTGCAAACCTGCTCTGTGTGTTAGATAGAACCTCCTTTTTGTGCTATGGAGAAACAAACCTCACCCTGTGAGGAATGCTGAAAGGACAAACACAACTAACCTAAGTTATTCTTAGCCACCCAGTTTTTTCTCACTGCTATTTACTCAGTCACCTGCACCAGGCAAAAAAGAGGCAGGCTAAaacaaggggggaaaaaaatcctacaaaGGAACATACCCATCTCTGGAAGGCCCTTGTGGAATTACCATCAAGCTGTAACACACTGTAGCACAGCAAAATGAGCTAAATTTCTCATTTGCTAGAAATAATTCTTACAGCTAGTGAGAGCAGTTCTTTTACATAAAAGATATCAACCCTATCTGGTTATATGCTCTTTCCACTCCACTGTCACTTATCTGCAGTTGCAGTGGCTGTGGCAATTTGGAGTCTTTAAACAAAGTATAAATTATTTATCTAATGTGCACGCTGCAGGCAGAAGGAGTAATGCAGCACATCTGTAAAATGGAGCTCATTTTACACTTGTTAAACTTTTGTTTAGGGGATTCTGCTTTAGGATGGTTTtgttgggggattttttaatatgaaaattgCACAATGCTCCCATGTATGTCATTTAAGGCAAAGCTAAACATGACCTTGTGGCAAGTCCAagacaaatgaaaatatttcatatggTAACTGCAGCAAGTGGCCATTTCAAGGCTACATTCTGCCATCCACCCTTGGCTTCCATCTGCTCACCCTCCCCAGCTCATCCACAGGATATTCAGCACCTGCACCAAAAATCCATTTCTTCTCACAGGATTTTTCAAGTAAAAATATCCTTCTTGTGGAGAAGCTATACAGAAAAAAGTAAGCAACCAGATGTGCTGGATGAGAGTCTGGAAGCTACACAGGAATATCAATATTTATAGAAAAAGACTGCAGAAAGAGCACAGGTAGCACAAGTTCTGCTTGTTCTTGCTAAGAAAAAAGCTTGAAATTGTTGTTTAGATATGAGAAGTAAGTAAGATTTCAGCTGGGAATATTCACCCTAATGGGAGGGGCTTTTCCCCAGAATTTTGTCCCCCAGACTGGCTTCCACTGGAAAAGGAGCCACTGCACATGGCCTGGGAGGAATGGAGGGAAGCCTACATTTTGCTTTGCCTTACAGAAGATGGGAACACCACCAAATTAGTAAGAGGGTTGTAGATAGAGGGGCAAACAGGACTTTGTGAAAATTGCAAGAGGAGACTGAACCATTTCACTCATTAATAACAGGGAGATGCAAGGCTGGGCAGagtgggacagggctggcagggaaacAGGAAACACACACTCCTGCAAGTCCTCCAACACAGATTAATAAGGTTTGATTCCTCTtaggaggcagctctgcagcagtggGTACCTGGACCCTGTCACTGACCTTGCAAGTGGGGAGCACAGCTACAAACTAAACCACACATTTTTAAGGCCTTGCAAGTTTCAAAAAGATTAAAGTACCCTTTTGTCATGCTTTAAACCCTGCTacatttattctgatttttccaTCCCTTGTACCAAGCCCTCAGTCCCTTTTCTGAATTTACTGTATGACTCCTGAGAAAATCTGAAAGTGGGGAACACATATTTCATTGCACAGTCTATTTTTGTTATTATGCAACATCTTAACAGCATGTGTCACCCACTGCTTGGCAgtaccagcactgctgctctcccaaACAACACAATTCTGCTTAAAGAAAAGTCTCACCTGAAGGGGTGGCCCTCATCAGACTTCTGGATTGCCTGGATGACTCCCTTGTATATCCTAAAGCTGATGGTGACagagagcagggccagggcgaTGTAGGCTGTGACGCTGACGATGCTGAACACTGTTaatgagagcagcaggaacaggcTGGCTCCAAACACCACCCCGGTCTTCTTGATGTCTCGCCAGTAAAGGAGGTCAACAACTACAATGGAAAAGAGGTAAGAAATTAGAACAAGACATCTTTGGCATTCATATCAAGGCAGTAATTTTTCATTATTCACTCGACTGCTGAGAGTCACCAAGAGGGGAGCTTGCGAATCCCTGTCAAACCAGAGCTGAAACCACAACTAGAAATAGGTTATTTAGTACTGGTCAGCTCTGGACCTCAGATTATTGGGATTACTGCTATTAGGATTACCCAGATGCaattgtttaaattttaaaacaatgcTGCCCTTAAGCAATGTCAGAATTCATCTCTtcagctcctgtgctgtgttCTGCACCAGAACCACAGTTTGTGCTTCATTTCCTCACATTGTCAGGCATTTTGTGGAGGTCACTCCCTGAAGAGATTGATTCCAATTCCCTCTGAGGACAGATAACAAGACACCAACAGATCTCAAAACCATTATAGCTTTCCAAGCCTGGTAGAGGCAAAGGCACTGCTCAAAGACTCATTAACagttcattttgttttcttttgatgGAAGCATTCCCATGGCAGTTTATAATGTTGATTATGGGTGACAGACTGAGCCATCAAGAGGGAATACTCTCCCTGAAATGTCAATCCAGGCTAAATCTGCTGTGCTCCAATGCAGAAGACTTCATTTGCAAACCAAGTTTAGTTTTCCTTAAGTGACCCTCATTAGAGAACACAATATTGTGCCATTTTTAGCATCACTGTTCAGAGCAAAGTACACCCTTGCACAAGGGATAGGTGATGGCTTAACACAAACACACCCACTGCAGATCTGTCTGTTAACAGCAATAACCGAGTAGAGACAGAGTTCAAGATGAATTACAGAAACCTATTACTATTGCACTGCACATTTAGTAATCCTGCCTCATCCTAAACGTCACCAAAATTAACTGTAAAGCAGTTAATCACAGCTTGGAACAGATTATTTGGATGactgtaaaaacatttttagaagTAGAATTTGTCTAGTATTTCTTGCAGGATGAAAACACAGTCATGCTCCAACATCCAACACCTGGTAGTCTGTGTAGGGCAAAGTCTGTGTAACCCTTTTGTAGGTACAACATGCCAaagcccctggggctggggtgtgTTTGCCCACACTTTCAGAAGAGCTGAAGTTCTTCCCAGTTATTCTGACATGGAAACTATACAGCAtagcaggaaaatgaaaaccacgGTGAGAAACTTAAACCCACCCTAATGCAAAGTATCTAACCTCAATATTTAATTCACATTTCAGCAGAAGtttcctgcagccccacagacaGAGCCAGGTTCCAGCTGCACCAACACCTTCAGTTTATCACAGACCAGAAGTGCTGTGGAAAGAACAGCCTCACCCTTCCAGCACCATCCATCCCACTCCTTtcttccagcctggctgcctgtgctgtgccaaagccatcccagcaggcaggagccaggcagagcagggcctggcgcTGCCACCATGTGACTGCACAAACATATGGGGGCAGAGATAGAGCAGCACTGCCCCGAGGCAatgctcctgctctcccagcGCCTCCAATCCAAACTCCTCCTGccactgcagcccaggctccAAGCAACACAACCTTCCATGAATATTTgtaaaaatcaaacaaataaaatcaaGTCATTGTAGATCTGCTGTTGTGTGGGTTGCAATCCCAAAATTTAACTTTTTGTTTcggtttttcctttgcttccaGACACAAAAGAATCGATTATTGTCTCTGCACACCTTGCATTAAACATCAACAAAATGGTGTGACTGACCTAAGAATCCTTGTAAACCTGCAAACCTAAACTGAGCTGCAAGAGCCTCAACACCTGGGTGAGATCTTCACAACCAGTCTGGCCAAAACCAGTGGATTTTGTGCTCTTAAATCATGTAAGGaatctttaaaagaaataaaaacagccCTCTTTTTTTTGAGCATTTGCTGCAAGTATTAaaactgtgtttatttttaaatgctgcaaTTTGAGCATCCATGCACTCGAAATTGGTGCTGCCCC from Agelaius phoeniceus isolate bAgePho1 chromosome 3, bAgePho1.hap1, whole genome shotgun sequence harbors:
- the RTN4 gene encoding reticulon-4 isoform X4 — protein: MDSQPSSWKDKVVDLLYWRDIKKTGVVFGASLFLLLSLTVFSIVSVTAYIALALLSVTISFRIYKGVIQAIQKSDEGHPFRAYLDSDVAVSEELIQKYSNVVLGHVNGTVRELRRLFLVDDLVDSLKFAVLMWVFTYVGALFNGLTLLILALISLFSVPVIYERHQAQIDHYLGLVNKNVKDAMAKIQAKIPGLKRKTE
- the RTN4 gene encoding reticulon-4 isoform X5 translates to MDAKTVVDLLYWRDIKKTGVVFGASLFLLLSLTVFSIVSVTAYIALALLSVTISFRIYKGVIQAIQKSDEGHPFRAYLDSDVAVSEELIQKYSNVVLGHVNGTVRELRRLFLVDDLVDSLKFAVLMWVFTYVGALFNGLTLLILALISLFSVPVIYERHQAQIDHYLGLVNKNVKDAMAKIQAKIPGLKRKTE